The Littorina saxatilis isolate snail1 linkage group LG1, US_GU_Lsax_2.0, whole genome shotgun sequence nucleotide sequence TTAGGTTGGTCTGGATTTCGTGTTTGGACAATGCTAAGATTTTCTTTCAGTTAGGAGTTGCACAATTGTTTTTCGTTTTAACAGAACAGTTGGGTTGTTTAAAACAAGTAGGCTGGTACTGTTAGTGCCTTATGTTTTAAAATCAAAGACAAATAaagtgttttgtcattttttgtaACTCACTAACTGTAAAGTTACCAAGTTtgacaacacacaacacacacagttgcTTTTTAATTGTAataataatttgttttaatgaataataaaacaaaaatgaaataaaaagaaaagacatgCAGCTCTCCTTAAAATCCTAAAACTGTCTTGGAAACAGGATGGAATTGGCAATAAATATAAATACAAATTTATGTgccacatttctgttttacttttttgttttagtgCTTGTGTTTTGGAGACCAGAGTATGTTAATTCAAATCAAGTTAATGTGCCTTACATGCAATGCCACTCTTGTTACATGTACATCATGTTAACTGTTATACTTTTTATCTTTCAACAAAAAATTCTGTACACAATATGTCATTGTCACAGGTCTGTTTGCGTGAAATGGTAATAGAACTTTCTTTAAATTAATTAAACCCTTACATCCTTTGCAGTTATGGCAGTCAGACACCAAAGTTGAACATGGAGCAGGATGTGTCACTGTCTGCTTCGATTTCTGCACCTGAGATTTTGCCGCTAGGAAAAGGAAAAGAGGAGGTCCATTTCATTTTCAGCGGATCAGATGGCAACCCGGCTATGTCCACTGTCAGCAATTTTCCTGGGGGGCCAGTGGGGAGAGGTGATGGGGCAGGAGAAAATGACCATCTGCCCGTAGCTTCAGTTGAGAGTGGAACAGGTATGAATTAACTTCTATTAATTATTTAATATTACTATTTTACGTTAtattatgagtgtttgtttaaCAGTAGATCTCCTACCCCTCCCCTCTCCTGCCCCCATATAAGACCTCAAAACATctttaaaaaggaaggagttttaaaatagaggtatgtttacagaggttatgaccaGACAATCTGGAGAGGCACAAGTGGAACcgacctttttaagacctactAGAATCTgagaaatggaggtaaatttactgagGTAATGTGAAGAGAAAATCTGAAGGAAAAAAAGTGGGAAGTTTTAAatgggggggtgtcttaaaagggaggttccactgtattcattaaaaggaaaaaatcacaaaaactgtaaggcccccccccaaaaaaaataggtctgtttatggtaacataggcccaaaaaatagggtcggtaggtcgggattttttttttctttttttttttcttcccaaaaaccatatttttacgttattttgcaaaaaaaacaaacttttttttttgaatttatttttttccccaaatgccaaaaaaaagtctagggtcgcgcgaaaaaaatagggtcggtcgggttaccgtaaacagactattttttgtgtgtggccgaattagattaaaaaacaagaaagataggttgttggaactcttgacaaaacaatacattcacaaatatatcgacccaacggtcttttaagtgcacagacaaacaattaataacagtaatttttaattaatttttggaTTTGTAATTAGATTATATAGCATGTCCCAAAATCGACAGTGTACTTGTTTTTCAGTTACCATAATAATGTTGTGTTGTTTACAGGAAGCATGAATGATAAAGGTGACTCTGGGGCCATAGAGGGTGCTGCCTCAGGGAGGGAAGTAGAAGAGGCTGAGTTTTACGAGCAGACGACAGTGGAGGTATGCGTCAAGATGGTGGTCTGTCGCACTTTCACTACCAAGAAGGTCAACAGCCAAACAGGCAAAGTTGTCTATACTTCTGTTAGAGCGGTGAGTCCtctcctttttttatttttttttaaaggaggaTTATTAACCTTAATTTACAACAAAATGAAACCACAAAAAAGTCTTGTAGTGTGGGGCAAAGTATCCTGATTTCTTTGTTTAGTAAAGGCCTTGCTTAATTCAGCCCGAAGTTCGCTTCGCAAAGAGTTAAGAcatcgcaaagtctttttaccaaacattcagtgccaaagctttgtgcagagAGCTTTGTCATGTGATgtagacttcgcccaattatTATCAGGCTTTAGGCAAGCCATCAACTTAGTTTCTTAGACAAGCAACAATCGTAGTTAAGATAAAGCTATTTCTTTTGGAAGTTAACAGTTTAAGAATGAAGTTGTAACTTGTATAATAAACTTCTTAAGGTACTTGCTTTGCAGAAGTTCCAGAACACACCACCATGATCTCTTCTCTTCCACACTATTTGAGTATTTCTCATGGACATTCCTAGTCTTAGTTTCTATGCATGTACAAACTCAAATCATCATTCACAATCTTCAGCTTCAGCGTGTACTGATAATTAACTCCCAACTAGATCCCACGGGGGGGCCTTGTAAATGTAAGACCTACTGATCCCTGCCTTTCAGTTTTCTGACGGTCGCACCTATGAATAGGATTTATTCTTCTGCTGTACAAAAGTTATTTTTCCGGTTATGTTGTCTTGCTTTGACAGGAAGAAGACCCACCAGCGGTCATGAGTGTCCACACCTATGACACAGCGGTCAGTTCCGGACAGTCAACCCAGCCCCCTGCCACTGCCCCCTCACATGTGACCCTCGCTAAAAGGCGACCAGGCAGACCCAGGAAACACCCACTGGCATCACAACCTCCAGCCCAACCTCTCCCTGGTGGAAAGCAAAGTGATAGTGACAAAGAGGATGCCGCTGTTCCCGCGGAATCCTCAACCGCAGAGCACGATCAACCAGCCAGCAGTGAGGGATCAACCGCTAACCCTGCTAAGCAATCGAGAGCAAAGTCACCTGCAAAGACTGAGCCTAGTTACAGTGTGGCGACGCGCAGGCAGTCGACCAGTGGAAGCAAATCCCCAGCGAGGGAGGGACCGAAGAAAGTGTTACCAGTGAAACGAAAGAGGGGAAGACCGTCTAGGGTAATAAAGAAGCCGCTGAAATACCTGGATAGCTACGTGGCTGATATACTCAAACCTGATCCAGACGCAGCAGAAGTAGAAGATGCAGAGGAAGACAATGATGCAGAGGAAGAAAATGATGcagagaaggaagaggaggaggaagaagaggatgaGATGAGAGAGGTGAATGAGGAAGATGATGAGGACCTGCGTCAGGCAGTGGATGAGGCCCTGCAGACGTTCGGCCAGAGGACGCAGTGCACCAAATGCGGCAGGAAGTTCACCACCTCCTCCAACTGTCATCGCCACATGATCAAAGACCGCTGCAGCCGCCTCCATCAGTGTGGCTTCTGCGAAAAGTTCTTCAGGTGTGCACCACCTTCTTCCTCTCCCATGCTTATTGTATAACTTCTATAAAGGCtcacacaacacaaaatatgttattttttttatgacaaGACCAACAAAAATTAAAGTTCGTTTGCAGATGTGACTTTATTTTTGGAAGATCTGTCTCCTTCATCATGTTGGAGAAAGGGTAACATTTCTTGCCAAGTCTGAAAAATGGAGTTGTATTAATTTTAATTAGGTTGGGGAGGGTAAAAAAAAGTTCTAGGGTTGGGAgggaaaaatagggttggttggagaatctgaatctgaacTTTTTTCTTGGTCTAATCTTAGTGTTGTCTAGCTCTAACCTCACAAAAACAGTGACAGCAGATCTCAGCTTTGAAatcactttttttgttgttcatgAATCTGGATGCTCACTGGATGATGTTCGTAGGGTTTATGTCACCGAAGTTGACTTTGGCTACATGTGTGTGCATCGCCATTTAAGAAGACCTCTTTATGGATAATATGGTCttacatttttcagtcccatgATAATATAGACTTACAGTCTGGTGTTAAAAGTTTAAAAACGGCAGTTCAATTGCTTAGGTCTTGGTTTGACTTTGAACCCACTACCTGCCTCCCGATTGCTGAAGAAAAGGCATTGGGAGTAGGCAGTCCGACCGTGGCGTCTGGGAGGCTGTtcctgttgcttgaataatgcTCTGTATTCTGTTGTGGACTGGGGCGCTTTGAAGCACTGGCTGTGGTTATTCGCCTGCCTCCGAAGAACATTTTTAGAAGAAGAATATATATAGTCGTACCCCTTATAGTAGGTGAAGACGGAACCTCAGATTCTGTGGTACTGGTAGTGGTAGTAGGACAGAAGACCACTAGAAATCTAAAAGTAGACTTAGCTgtaaaagtatggagtgaagtTACTGCCTGTAGCAGCGCTGATAAAACAAACATTGTTTATGACTGTTAGAAGACTTTGTCAATGACCTCATATAGTCATATGCTTTCTTGTAAAAGAAtgtttctctttattttctcagCACTCGAACCTTGCTGGAGCGCCACGTTGACAGCCACCGTGATCAGGAGTATCCCAATACTTTCCGCTGCAGCGACTGTAATCGCACCTACGCCACACGTAACGGCTACCTCAAGCACAAGCGCCAGGGAACCTGCTACAAGCGCGACATGTTTCACGAGGACGGGACGCAAGGGGAGTTTGAGTGTGACCTGTGCAGGACCCGCTTCACCACAGAAAAACTGCTCAGCCTGCACAAAGAAAAGGTCAGCTGGGCTGCTTacactacagtggaacaacCCCTTTTAGGACTCCCCAATTAAGGACTCCCCCTTTTAGGACTTTCCCTTTTAGGACTCCCCCTTTTAGGACTCCCCAATTCAGGACTCCCCAATTAAGGACTCTCCCTTTTAGGACTCCCCAATTCAGAACTCCCCAATTCAGGACTCCCCCTTTTAGGACTCCCCAATTAAGGACTCCCCAATTCAGAACTCCCCAATTCAGGACTCCCTAATTTAGGACTCCCCAATTAAGGACTCCCCCTTTTAGGACTCCCAATTCAGGACTTCCCAATTAAGGACTCCCCAATTAAGGACTCCCCAATTTAGGACTCCCCAATTTAGGATTCCCCAATTCAGGACTCCCCAATTCAGGACTCCTTAATTCAGGACTCCCCAATTCAGGACTCCCCAATTAAGGACTCCCCAATTTAGGAATCCCCACCCCACCAATCACCCCTGTCTCCTTCCCCCCAGGGTATGATAATACGTTTCAATACCAAACTTTTCcaggtttttggctcacgtaagtgtagcctatgcgatcgtaactttgtctgtctgtgcgtgcgtgcgtatgtgcgtgcgtgtgtatgtctgtggtagaaactctaacatttgaagacgtcacattacattgacgtcacattacattgacgtcacattatgacgtaagagggttagacgtcacgcgaaggaagtactgaaagtctcggtcattattattttgagcgggccgagactagttggcagtcgtgtccctgtaagtaggctacatgcagacagacagatctagatctagtgtctcgctttcttgcacagtttcacctatgctctttctgtg carries:
- the LOC138982874 gene encoding uncharacterized protein, with translation MEQDVSLSASISAPEILPLGKGKEEVHFIFSGSDGNPAMSTVSNFPGGPVGRGDGAGENDHLPVASVESGTGSMNDKGDSGAIEGAASGREVEEAEFYEQTTVEVCVKMVVCRTFTTKKVNSQTGKVVYTSVRAEEDPPAVMSVHTYDTAVSSGQSTQPPATAPSHVTLAKRRPGRPRKHPLASQPPAQPLPGGKQSDSDKEDAAVPAESSTAEHDQPASSEGSTANPAKQSRAKSPAKTEPSYSVATRRQSTSGSKSPAREGPKKVLPVKRKRGRPSRVIKKPLKYLDSYVADILKPDPDAAEVEDAEEDNDAEEENDAEKEEEEEEEDEMREVNEEDDEDLRQAVDEALQTFGQRTQCTKCGRKFTTSSNCHRHMIKDRCSRLHQCGFCEKFFSTRTLLERHVDSHRDQEYPNTFRCSDCNRTYATRNGYLKHKRQGTCYKRDMFHEDGTQGEFECDLCRTRFTTEKLLSLHKEKVHENPDNEYKCEDCGRVFYSKIGYNKHTAKKSCTMPYICKVCGKRYSNKAKESFKSHMRYHLAEASGVQYQCEDCGRVYMTDVALKKHRLSHSNKRPFKCNTCGKTFPMKYMVRDHERIHTGEKPYLCNLCGTSFGNRGHLYRHMRSHQLGTLHKRGRPRKFPPPLVLKINKEEDEEGGVEMVEGEGGELGVVEIKADPLQDVQEEIASSMMGHGPTYITVHTVDGQLTDPSATQGMVGEGQLQHVVMETGDGVTDNVVLQVIRDLTGATTVYQHVADAPPVSTSSSSVQSYAASAVGQQHIIVSAPHASSQHQQQILVSAADLGSQQQILVSAPEVGNQQQHQQQIFVSASEGENLQQQQIEESGTQSASQQILVSESTVDSELQPQIIISAQEKTNAGTQAL